The DNA segment ATCAGGCCGCCCGACTCATCGCGAGCCGCGATGGCCGTGCGCCAGCTTGCGGGATTGCCGATATTGATCGCGGTGGCGACCGTCTTGGGCGTCTCGAATGGACGATCGTGGACGATCGGACTCGCGCCCTCGGCCTGGAAGCCGAGCATCTTGGGCAGCCGGGCGATCTTGCCGCGCTCGTGGTAGCGCTTGAAGCCAAGCCAGTACGCCGAGATGTTGCCCGCGTTGCCGACCGGCAGGCATAGCGCGTCGGGCGGGCCGCCGAGCGTGTCCACGATCTCATAGGCGGCGGTGGTCTGGCCCTCGATGCGGAACGGATTGACCGAGTTGACCAGCGTGATCGGATAGGTTTCGGCCATCGCGCGGACGATATTGAGCGCGGCGTCGAAGTTGCCCTCGATCGCCACCAGCTTCGCGCCGTACATGAGCGCCTGCGCCAGCTTGCCAAGCGCGATCTTGCCCGACGGCACCACGACGACCGCCTCTAGTCCGGCGCGTGCGGCGTAGGCGGCGGCGCTGGCAGAGGTATTGCCGGTCGAGGCGCAGACCACGCTGCGCGCGCCCGCCTCCACAGCTTTGGCAATCGCCATGACCATCCCCCGGTCTTTGAACGAGCCGGTCGGATTCATCCCCTCAAATTTCAGCAGCAGATCCCTGACACCTAGCTCCTGGGCCAGACGCGGCGCGGCGATCAGCGGTGTATGACCTTCGGCCAGTGAGAGCATTGGGGTTGCATCAGTGATCGGCAGCAGATCACGGTAGCGCTCTAGCAGCGACATACGATACTCCTTGGAATCAACGCAGCGTCGCGTGCGGTGGGTAGGAGCGCATTGTAGCACAGCGCGGCGCGGCTTTTGCTGCGCGTAGCTCACGAAGGAGATTGTTATGTGGTGGAGACGA comes from the Herpetosiphonaceae bacterium genome and includes:
- the thrC gene encoding threonine synthase; this translates as MSLLERYRDLLPITDATPMLSLAEGHTPLIAAPRLAQELGVRDLLLKFEGMNPTGSFKDRGMVMAIAKAVEAGARSVVCASTGNTSASAAAYAARAGLEAVVVVPSGKIALGKLAQALMYGAKLVAIEGNFDAALNIVRAMAETYPITLVNSVNPFRIEGQTTAAYEIVDTLGGPPDALCLPVGNAGNISAYWLGFKRYHERGKIARLPKMLGFQAEGASPIVHDRPFETPKTVATAINIGNPASWRTAIAARDESGGLIDCVSDDEILAAWRDLARCEGVFCEPASAAGVAGLRKLVRQGRADRDARYVAVLTGHGLKDPGLAVEQFAAPRPVAATLPAIEQALGW